A window from Streptomyces sp. NBC_00271 encodes these proteins:
- a CDS encoding dihydrofolate reductase family protein encodes MQIRARMSMSADGYVTTPNGWPALTADPAFVSGESHGIREFLEGCEAALMGRTTFEPALANNRWPWPDLDVFVLGSHRPDGTPDHVITDSDPVRLLEKLRSANRGGDVHLIGGPQTIGTFHALGALDTLELVVLPMLFGGGMQLTPMLSPDTGLTFQRERALPGGSVEIVYSCRGSRTDLPSKPASQR; translated from the coding sequence ATGCAGATCCGCGCCCGTATGAGCATGAGTGCCGATGGCTACGTGACCACACCGAACGGGTGGCCCGCCCTGACTGCCGACCCCGCGTTCGTCTCCGGCGAAAGCCACGGTATCCGGGAGTTCCTCGAAGGCTGCGAGGCGGCGCTGATGGGCCGCACCACCTTCGAACCCGCGCTGGCCAACAACCGCTGGCCGTGGCCGGACCTCGACGTGTTCGTACTCGGCTCACACCGTCCGGACGGCACCCCTGACCACGTCATCACCGACAGTGACCCGGTGCGGCTGCTGGAGAAGCTCCGCTCGGCCAACCGGGGTGGCGACGTCCACCTCATCGGGGGCCCGCAGACGATCGGGACGTTCCACGCCCTTGGCGCACTGGACACCCTCGAACTGGTCGTACTGCCGATGCTGTTCGGCGGTGGGATGCAACTGACACCCATGCTCAGTCCCGACACCGGGCTGACCTTCCAACGCGAGCGTGCCCTCCCCGGTGGTTCAGTGGAGATCGTCTACTCCTGCCGGGGCAGTCGCACTGACCTTCCAAGCAAGCCTGCCAGCCAACGCTGA
- a CDS encoding GOLPH3/VPS74 family protein, with amino-acid sequence MNDDLACLMYLLAYDDAAEGPYDRSRTELLVRTAALVDLALRGRLEEDGGGTVTVSGAQPTGDPVLDGVLRDAAAGHGWKRLVRRHRKQTLIQVENRLAAAGVLTVKAPRTRLGTRRMTVTDHAVRAALRARVSAALHGDGPVREIPAADAALLALATAGRIRSVVSRQDHKTFRARIDACTGHLGALAPGLEKAVRALPTTMIAAQGGMGGS; translated from the coding sequence GTGAACGATGACCTCGCCTGCCTCATGTATCTGCTCGCCTACGACGACGCGGCCGAAGGCCCCTACGACCGTTCCCGCACGGAGCTGCTGGTCCGGACCGCCGCCCTGGTCGACCTCGCGTTGCGCGGCCGGCTGGAGGAGGACGGCGGCGGCACGGTCACGGTGTCCGGCGCACAGCCGACCGGTGACCCGGTCCTGGACGGCGTGCTACGCGATGCCGCCGCCGGGCACGGATGGAAGCGCCTTGTGCGCCGCCACCGCAAGCAGACCCTGATCCAAGTGGAGAACCGGCTCGCCGCGGCGGGAGTTCTCACCGTGAAGGCGCCTCGTACCCGCCTCGGCACACGGCGGATGACCGTGACCGACCACGCCGTGCGCGCCGCACTCCGCGCCCGCGTGTCCGCGGCGCTGCACGGCGATGGCCCCGTGAGGGAGATCCCCGCCGCCGACGCCGCGCTGCTGGCGCTGGCCACGGCGGGCCGTATCCGGTCGGTTGTCTCACGGCAGGACCACAAGACCTTCCGGGCCCGTATCGACGCCTGTACGGGGCATCTCGGCGCCCTCGCGCCCGGCCTGGAGAAAGCCGTACGCGCCCTGCCGACGACCATGATCGCCGCGCAGGGCGGCATGGGCGGCAGCTGA
- a CDS encoding NAD-dependent epimerase/dehydratase family protein, with the protein MKEPIMAIHVVIGAGSIGTNVARLLADRGESVRIVTRSGSGPEYPQIERVAADASDPGRLTELSRGAKVIYHCANPPSYTMWERLLPPIQNAVIAAAKANRAVLAITGSMYAYGPQPGGMMNEYTPMAATGPKGRLRKRLWEQALNAGVRTVEVRGSDYIGRGSNGLYSIIIEPAMKTGRAAWVPADLDAPHTFTFNGDMAQALVALGNDERAWGQAWHVPSPPAISIRELARRYAAAAGRPPVKLIPLPRAAMRTAGLFVPTAREMAEMDYQWYSPFLVDASKTADAFGLTATDLDIIINNQVSAAAA; encoded by the coding sequence ATGAAAGAGCCCATCATGGCCATACATGTCGTTATCGGCGCCGGTTCCATCGGCACGAATGTCGCTCGCCTGCTCGCCGACCGCGGTGAAAGCGTCCGCATTGTCACGCGCAGCGGCTCGGGCCCGGAGTATCCGCAGATCGAACGGGTCGCCGCGGATGCTTCCGACCCGGGCCGCTTGACCGAACTGTCTCGCGGCGCAAAGGTAATCTATCACTGTGCGAACCCGCCTTCCTACACAATGTGGGAACGGCTGTTGCCGCCCATACAGAATGCGGTCATCGCAGCCGCGAAAGCAAACAGGGCCGTGCTGGCAATTACTGGCAGCATGTACGCTTACGGCCCGCAGCCTGGCGGTATGATGAACGAATACACCCCCATGGCCGCCACTGGGCCTAAAGGCCGTCTCCGTAAACGGCTGTGGGAGCAGGCCCTTAACGCCGGAGTCCGCACTGTGGAGGTTCGCGGGTCCGACTACATCGGTAGGGGCTCGAATGGCCTGTATTCTATAATCATTGAGCCGGCAATGAAGACGGGCCGAGCAGCCTGGGTGCCTGCCGATCTAGACGCGCCACATACCTTCACCTTCAACGGAGACATGGCTCAGGCCCTGGTCGCACTTGGAAATGATGAGCGTGCGTGGGGTCAGGCGTGGCATGTGCCGTCGCCACCGGCCATCAGCATCCGTGAACTGGCGCGGCGCTACGCCGCCGCTGCAGGTCGGCCCCCGGTCAAGCTGATCCCGCTGCCACGCGCGGCAATGCGCACAGCTGGGCTTTTCGTGCCGACAGCCCGTGAAATGGCCGAAATGGACTATCAGTGGTATTCGCCGTTCCTCGTGGACGCCTCAAAAACAGCTGACGCCTTCGGCCTCACCGCCACCGACCTAGACATCATTATCAATAATCAGGTGAGCGCGGCCGCGGCTTGA
- a CDS encoding carboxylesterase/lipase family protein, giving the protein MNMHRVLTALGYALTAVLATAGSAAPPTQPATATATTVRTDDGLVRGAAHDGYRTFEGIPYAAPPVGRLRWAPPHHPVPWPGVWDATRPASACPQSAGEVPGGSTDEDCLHLNVTTPDDAGPARPRPVIVWLHGGGFTTGAGSSYDAHRMATRGHVVVVTVNYRLGALGFFAHSGLPGSGTFGLADQQAALRWVRAEIGAFGGDARNLTLAGESAGGYSVCAQLASPAAAGLFDQAIIESGPCTGRPDRPFAPSSVPLSAARATGAGLAAKVDCGSARDVMACLRRVDVSRLLASQDTDQQPAYATPLLPRDPAAAITAGRFHRVPVLIGNNHDEGNGWAAGIIQAGHPVTPGTWPDVVASFFPSPGQAKAIVREYPVHRTNGGPVFGAVIGDADFACPTARTGGLLAAQVPVWRYEFADEDAPPLTSGTPPFPLGAPHASELPYLFDLGGRPRDLTAAQHRLADTMIDYWAGFAGTADPNGPSSPRWSRQTVLSLAPDRIVSTRTAQSRHHCTLWNALG; this is encoded by the coding sequence ATGAACATGCACCGCGTCCTGACCGCCCTGGGCTACGCCCTGACCGCCGTGCTCGCGACAGCTGGGTCCGCAGCGCCACCAACCCAGCCCGCCACCGCCACCGCCACGACGGTACGTACCGACGACGGACTGGTGCGGGGTGCCGCCCACGACGGCTACCGCACCTTCGAGGGCATCCCCTACGCGGCGCCCCCGGTCGGCAGGCTGCGCTGGGCGCCGCCGCATCACCCGGTCCCCTGGCCCGGGGTATGGGACGCGACCCGGCCCGCGAGCGCCTGCCCGCAGTCGGCCGGCGAGGTGCCCGGCGGCAGCACCGACGAGGACTGTCTCCATCTGAACGTCACCACGCCCGACGACGCAGGACCCGCGCGTCCCCGGCCGGTGATCGTGTGGCTGCACGGCGGCGGCTTCACCACCGGAGCGGGCAGCTCCTACGACGCCCACCGCATGGCCACCCGCGGCCACGTCGTGGTCGTCACCGTCAACTACCGCCTCGGGGCCCTGGGGTTCTTCGCGCACAGCGGGCTGCCTGGCTCCGGCACCTTCGGCCTGGCCGACCAGCAGGCGGCGCTGCGCTGGGTCCGCGCCGAGATCGGCGCCTTCGGCGGCGACGCGCGCAACCTGACGCTGGCTGGTGAGTCGGCGGGCGGCTACAGCGTCTGTGCCCAGCTCGCCTCACCCGCCGCCGCGGGGCTCTTCGACCAGGCGATCATCGAGAGCGGCCCGTGCACAGGCCGCCCCGACCGGCCGTTCGCCCCATCCTCCGTTCCCCTGTCCGCGGCGCGCGCCACGGGCGCGGGCCTCGCGGCGAAGGTTGACTGTGGCTCTGCCCGCGACGTGATGGCCTGCCTGCGGCGTGTGGACGTCTCGCGTCTGCTCGCGTCTCAGGACACCGATCAACAGCCCGCATACGCCACCCCGTTGCTGCCCCGCGACCCAGCAGCGGCGATCACGGCCGGCCGCTTCCACCGCGTCCCCGTGCTCATCGGCAACAACCACGACGAGGGCAACGGCTGGGCAGCCGGGATCATCCAGGCCGGCCATCCCGTCACTCCCGGCACCTGGCCCGACGTCGTGGCCTCCTTCTTCCCCTCCCCGGGGCAGGCGAAGGCGATCGTCCGCGAGTACCCGGTGCATCGCACCAACGGGGGCCCGGTGTTCGGCGCGGTCATCGGCGACGCCGACTTCGCCTGCCCCACGGCGCGCACCGGCGGCCTGCTCGCCGCCCAGGTGCCCGTCTGGCGCTACGAGTTCGCCGACGAGGACGCCCCGCCGCTCACCTCGGGCACGCCGCCGTTCCCGCTCGGTGCACCGCACGCGAGCGAACTGCCCTACCTGTTCGACCTGGGCGGCCGCCCCCGCGACCTGACCGCGGCACAGCACCGGCTGGCAGACACCATGATCGACTACTGGGCCGGCTTCGCCGGCACGGCCGACCCCAACGGCCCGTCGTCCCCGCGCTGGTCCCGGCAGACGGTGCTGTCCCTGGCGCCGGACCGCATCGTCTCCACCCGCACGGCACAGTCCCGCCACCACTGCACGCTCTGGAACGCCCTCGGATGA
- a CDS encoding zinc-binding dehydrogenase: protein MKAIAIQTYGGPEGLAVVDLPAPAPAAGHVVIATEAVGVGGVDTVIRSGALAAYGFKEGHIPGSEVAGTVTAVGDGVDASWIGGRVWAFTGTGGAYVEQALAPVEEIVPLPVNLSAVDAVTLGSSGVVAHFGLRHAHFAPGETVLVRGAAGSIGIMAVQLAARGGAAAVAVTTSSAERGERLRRLGATHVLDRSGDGGQPAPAGYDVIIDVVAGKDMPSFFDRLNPNGRMVAVGAVAGQPPPDFGTKIMAAFQKSMSFAAFSAATVTGADRRAVRSEQFAAASRGEIETVVHEVLPLDAAVLAHQKMDAGEVFGRIVLTP, encoded by the coding sequence CTGAAGGCAATCGCGATCCAGACGTACGGAGGTCCTGAAGGTCTGGCTGTTGTCGACCTGCCGGCTCCCGCACCTGCTGCCGGACATGTGGTGATCGCCACCGAGGCCGTGGGCGTCGGTGGAGTCGACACTGTGATCCGAAGCGGGGCCCTGGCCGCCTACGGCTTCAAGGAGGGCCACATCCCGGGCAGCGAGGTGGCGGGCACCGTGACCGCGGTCGGTGACGGCGTCGACGCCTCGTGGATCGGCGGGCGGGTGTGGGCCTTCACCGGCACCGGCGGAGCCTACGTCGAACAGGCCCTCGCACCGGTCGAGGAGATCGTTCCCCTGCCCGTGAACCTGTCCGCGGTCGATGCGGTGACACTCGGCAGTTCCGGCGTCGTGGCCCACTTCGGGCTCCGCCACGCCCACTTCGCCCCCGGGGAGACGGTCCTGGTGCGTGGTGCGGCCGGCAGCATCGGGATCATGGCCGTGCAACTCGCCGCTCGCGGCGGCGCCGCCGCGGTGGCGGTCACCACCTCCTCGGCCGAGCGCGGCGAGCGGCTGCGACGTCTCGGCGCGACCCACGTGCTGGACCGCTCCGGCGACGGAGGGCAACCAGCTCCCGCAGGGTATGACGTCATCATCGACGTGGTGGCCGGCAAGGACATGCCGTCGTTCTTCGACCGGCTCAACCCGAACGGCCGCATGGTGGCCGTGGGCGCTGTCGCAGGCCAGCCACCGCCGGACTTCGGCACGAAGATCATGGCGGCGTTCCAGAAGTCGATGTCCTTCGCCGCTTTCAGCGCAGCCACCGTCACCGGAGCCGACCGGCGTGCCGTGCGGAGCGAGCAGTTCGCCGCAGCGAGCCGGGGTGAGATCGAAACAGTGGTGCACGAGGTGCTGCCACTGGACGCAGCCGTGCTGGCGCACCAGAAAATGGACGCGGGCGAGGTCTTCGGCAGGATCGTGCTGACACCGTAG
- a CDS encoding alpha/beta fold hydrolase — MQPTFVLVHGAFANSFSFAPLQAELGLLGHRSVAVDLPGHGFAATYPRAYQAPQDLGSLATAPGAIKGVTLADNAAHLIGILERAKRNGPVILVSHSRGGITATVAANRRPDLIDRIVYVSAWCPVDLDVSAYYAEPEMATVDATGLASAMVGNPAELGLLRSNFRTADPGVLAAFKAAFLADGTDEEFMVFLNTFQPDENLDAGTPEDRAQPDSWGRIPKTYVRLAEDTSVPLAMQDRMIREGDALTPENPYDVRTLTSSHLKWLIDPAPAARVLGEIAALLPAES; from the coding sequence ATGCAACCGACGTTCGTACTGGTTCACGGAGCCTTCGCGAACTCTTTCTCCTTCGCGCCACTCCAGGCCGAACTCGGCCTCCTCGGACACCGTTCGGTCGCCGTCGATCTTCCGGGGCACGGGTTCGCCGCGACGTACCCGCGGGCCTACCAAGCGCCGCAGGATCTCGGAAGTCTCGCCACCGCGCCCGGGGCAATCAAGGGCGTCACGCTCGCCGACAACGCCGCGCACCTCATCGGGATACTGGAGCGAGCCAAGCGGAACGGGCCCGTCATCCTCGTCTCGCACAGCCGCGGCGGCATAACGGCCACCGTCGCAGCCAACCGGCGGCCCGACCTGATCGACCGCATCGTCTATGTCTCCGCCTGGTGCCCCGTCGACCTCGACGTCAGCGCCTACTATGCCGAGCCCGAGATGGCCACGGTCGACGCCACAGGGCTGGCATCGGCGATGGTCGGGAACCCTGCCGAGCTCGGGCTGCTGCGCTCCAACTTCCGCACCGCTGACCCTGGCGTCCTCGCGGCCTTCAAGGCGGCTTTCCTCGCCGATGGGACGGACGAGGAGTTCATGGTCTTCCTCAATACCTTCCAGCCCGACGAGAACCTCGACGCCGGCACACCCGAGGACCGGGCGCAGCCCGACAGCTGGGGGCGGATCCCAAAGACATACGTCCGGCTGGCCGAGGACACCAGCGTGCCGCTCGCCATGCAGGACCGGATGATCCGCGAGGGCGACGCGCTGACGCCGGAGAACCCCTACGACGTCCGTACGCTCACCAGCAGCCACCTGAAGTGGCTGATCGACCCGGCACCGGCAGCCCGAGTGCTGGGCGAAATCGCCGCGCTCTTGCCTGCCGAATCATGA
- a CDS encoding GNAT family N-acetyltransferase yields the protein MSDLSLRARIEQYYATVPLLFADAETFGPLRLFVRKEPGTPYYGGPSHAQPTAEGSAVVTAADIARVRARQRELGVPEAFEWLAEAAPMLRARIEAVGLPVEARPLMALDPHRPVLPQPLPDGVTIRALSAEDPALPAALALPRLAFAEAGTAVGSAGRAELSAAAEELTVDGTVATIRPAIRAGHKTLIAALAPDGTPLAAGHYHPANGTTEIGGVGTLPTARRQGLAAAVTAALATHARDHGMRTVFLAYAEDVIARIYARLGFRTADITLLIANQPARS from the coding sequence ATGAGCGACCTGTCGCTGCGTGCCCGGATCGAGCAGTACTACGCCACTGTGCCGCTGCTGTTCGCCGACGCCGAAACGTTCGGTCCGTTGCGGCTGTTTGTACGAAAGGAGCCAGGAACCCCGTACTACGGCGGTCCGAGTCACGCTCAGCCCACGGCAGAGGGCTCCGCGGTCGTCACCGCCGCCGACATCGCCCGGGTGCGTGCCCGGCAGCGCGAACTCGGCGTGCCGGAAGCCTTCGAGTGGCTCGCTGAGGCAGCGCCGATGCTGCGCGCCCGTATCGAGGCCGTCGGGCTCCCGGTGGAAGCACGCCCGCTGATGGCCCTCGACCCGCACCGCCCGGTGCTCCCGCAGCCTCTGCCGGACGGCGTCACGATCCGCGCGCTGTCGGCCGAGGACCCGGCGCTGCCCGCAGCCCTCGCCCTTCCCCGCCTGGCTTTCGCCGAGGCGGGCACTGCGGTGGGCTCGGCGGGCCGCGCTGAACTGTCGGCGGCGGCCGAGGAACTGACCGTGGACGGCACGGTCGCAACGATCCGCCCCGCCATCCGCGCCGGGCACAAGACACTCATCGCTGCCCTCGCCCCGGACGGCACCCCGCTCGCCGCCGGCCACTACCACCCGGCGAACGGCACGACCGAGATCGGCGGTGTCGGCACCCTGCCCACCGCTCGCCGCCAGGGTCTTGCCGCCGCTGTCACGGCGGCCCTGGCCACCCACGCCCGCGACCACGGGATGCGCACCGTCTTCCTCGCCTACGCGGAGGACGTCATCGCCCGTATCTACGCCCGCCTGGGCTTCCGCACTGCCGATATCACCCTTCTGATCGCCAACCAACCCGCACGGTCGTAG
- a CDS encoding response regulator transcription factor — MTLRVVVADDQVLVRTGFRMIIDARDDLEVVGEAPDGWEAVRLTRELAPDVVLMDVRMPVVDGIEATRQIAESGSGARVLVLTTWDVDAHVVAALRAGASGFLLKDMRPAELVDAIRLTARGDALLAPAVLSRVLDRFLRTTPDAAPPPSLQELSGREREVLTLIGQALSNAEIAERLRLSEATVKNHVTAVLRKLGLRDRVQAVVAAYDHGLVQPRRP, encoded by the coding sequence ATGACGCTGCGTGTGGTGGTGGCCGACGACCAGGTCCTGGTCCGTACCGGATTCCGCATGATCATCGATGCCCGGGACGATCTCGAGGTGGTCGGTGAGGCGCCCGACGGCTGGGAGGCGGTGCGGCTGACGCGGGAACTGGCGCCCGACGTGGTGCTGATGGATGTACGCATGCCGGTCGTGGACGGCATCGAGGCGACCCGGCAGATCGCTGAGTCGGGCAGTGGAGCCCGGGTGCTCGTGCTGACCACCTGGGACGTGGACGCGCACGTGGTCGCCGCTCTGCGGGCCGGGGCGAGCGGCTTCCTGCTCAAGGACATGCGCCCCGCCGAACTCGTCGACGCGATCCGCCTCACCGCGCGCGGCGACGCGCTGCTGGCACCGGCCGTACTCAGCCGCGTCCTCGACCGGTTCCTGCGCACCACGCCCGACGCGGCGCCGCCGCCCTCCCTGCAGGAGCTCTCCGGACGCGAGCGGGAGGTGCTCACCCTGATCGGGCAGGCGCTGTCGAACGCGGAGATCGCCGAGCGGCTGCGTCTGTCGGAGGCCACGGTCAAGAACCATGTCACCGCGGTGCTGCGCAAACTGGGTCTCCGCGATCGCGTCCAGGCCGTCGTCGCCGCCTACGACCACGGCCTCGTGCAGCCGCGCCGCCCCTGA
- a CDS encoding ANTAR domain-containing protein, whose amino-acid sequence MAAFGCPAEDAWEISVEVSQNSNVKLRVVADVVTAAVTGPESMPPDLQNHLQTAVERWRSREHEPGAGG is encoded by the coding sequence ATGGCCGCCTTCGGCTGTCCGGCCGAGGACGCGTGGGAGATTTCGGTGGAGGTTTCCCAGAACAGCAACGTCAAGCTCCGGGTGGTGGCCGATGTGGTGACTGCGGCGGTGACCGGGCCGGAATCGATGCCGCCTGACCTGCAGAACCATCTGCAGACGGCCGTCGAGAGGTGGCGATCGCGTGAGCATGAGCCCGGGGCGGGCGGGTAG
- a CDS encoding zinc finger domain-containing protein, translating into MGGHDERLQLVIASRKKAAADKRAQRGGTEASHSSGTTTEDLARRVPHVSCPTCKAPVGKPCSVPGSHQARFQRAQTQRRP; encoded by the coding sequence ATGGGCGGTCACGACGAACGGCTCCAGCTGGTCATCGCCTCCCGGAAAAAGGCCGCCGCCGACAAACGGGCGCAACGCGGCGGGACCGAAGCCTCGCACAGCAGCGGGACCACGACCGAGGACCTGGCCCGGAGAGTGCCACACGTGTCGTGCCCCACCTGCAAGGCTCCAGTGGGGAAACCCTGCAGCGTGCCGGGCAGCCACCAGGCTCGCTTTCAACGCGCGCAGACACAGCGACGGCCGTGA
- a CDS encoding cadmium resistance transporter yields the protein MNLGIIGQAAGLFAVTNIDDILILALFFAQGAGRCGSTRRIVLGQYLGFAAILAVAVAAAFGATFLPEAAIPYLGLLPLALGLKAAWQAWKDHREGGGGEEEQAKEGGPSPLEVAAVTFANGGDNIGVYVPVFATAGIGGMGVYAVVFLVLVAVWCFAGRFFATRPVIAKALARWGHILLPLVLIAIGLLILIEGGAFGW from the coding sequence GTGAACCTGGGGATCATCGGGCAGGCAGCCGGGCTGTTCGCCGTGACCAACATCGACGACATCCTGATCCTGGCGTTGTTCTTCGCCCAGGGCGCCGGGCGCTGTGGCTCTACCCGTCGCATCGTGCTCGGCCAGTACCTGGGCTTCGCCGCGATCCTCGCCGTGGCGGTGGCCGCCGCATTCGGCGCCACCTTCCTGCCCGAGGCCGCCATCCCCTATCTCGGTCTGCTGCCGCTCGCGCTGGGCCTCAAGGCCGCCTGGCAAGCGTGGAAGGACCATCGAGAGGGTGGTGGGGGCGAGGAGGAGCAGGCCAAGGAGGGCGGCCCGAGCCCGCTGGAGGTCGCCGCGGTCACCTTCGCCAACGGCGGCGACAACATCGGCGTCTACGTGCCCGTCTTCGCAACCGCCGGCATCGGCGGGATGGGCGTGTACGCCGTGGTGTTCCTCGTGCTGGTGGCCGTGTGGTGCTTCGCGGGCCGGTTCTTCGCCACCCGCCCGGTCATCGCCAAGGCCCTCGCCCGCTGGGGCCACATCCTGCTGCCCCTGGTCCTGATCGCCATCGGCCTGCTCATCCTCATCGAGGGCGGTGCCTTCGGCTGGTGA
- a CDS encoding helix-turn-helix domain-containing protein, producing the protein MLILPRAGLLQHLYRTRLPALTVAPSTAPESRLLLAHLDAAWSLAEQLGPEATHAAGEAMAMLLTGLIRTHAPIAVPPQSLRAAATAYADSRLRDPDLAPATIARALNVSVRTLHRAFADGETVMAYVRRRRLEGARRELDCPGSPYTVADVAARWQFADSSHFRRAHRGT; encoded by the coding sequence GTGCTCATCCTGCCCAGGGCCGGCCTGCTCCAGCACCTGTACCGAACCCGGCTGCCGGCCCTGACCGTCGCCCCCTCCACGGCCCCGGAGTCCCGGCTGCTTCTCGCCCATCTCGACGCCGCCTGGTCCCTCGCGGAGCAGCTCGGCCCGGAGGCAACGCATGCGGCCGGCGAGGCGATGGCCATGCTGCTGACCGGACTCATCCGGACACACGCACCCATCGCGGTCCCACCACAGTCACTGCGGGCCGCGGCCACCGCATACGCCGACAGCCGGCTGAGGGACCCGGACCTGGCTCCGGCCACCATCGCTCGGGCGCTGAACGTCTCCGTCCGCACCCTCCACCGTGCCTTCGCCGACGGCGAGACCGTCATGGCCTATGTGCGACGCCGCCGCCTCGAAGGCGCCCGCCGCGAACTCGACTGTCCAGGCAGCCCGTACACCGTCGCCGACGTCGCGGCACGCTGGCAGTTCGCCGACTCCAGCCACTTCCGCCGGGCCCACCGCGGCACGTAA
- a CDS encoding TetR/AcrR family transcriptional regulator: MIDRLPHTLRSDALDNRERILDAARALFSADGLDVPMREIARCAGVGPATLYRHFPTKQVLATEAFADQLRACHTIVDDGCADPDPWRGLCLVIEKICELHARDRGFSEAFMSAFPGAPDVAGREYTVKAVAGLAQRAKDAGRLRSDFVLDDLILILMANKGIHTRSTDTQVMASRRFAGLAIQAFEACPQHAPLPPAARLVSAAPDSA; the protein is encoded by the coding sequence GTGATCGACCGTTTGCCTCACACCCTGCGTTCCGACGCGCTGGACAACCGCGAGCGCATCCTCGACGCGGCCCGGGCACTGTTTTCCGCCGACGGCCTGGACGTGCCGATGCGGGAGATCGCGCGGTGCGCGGGGGTCGGACCTGCCACCTTGTACCGTCACTTTCCGACCAAGCAGGTGCTGGCCACCGAAGCCTTCGCGGACCAGTTGCGCGCATGTCACACCATCGTCGACGACGGGTGCGCCGATCCCGATCCGTGGCGTGGCCTTTGCCTGGTGATCGAGAAGATCTGTGAGCTGCACGCGCGGGATCGGGGTTTCAGCGAAGCCTTCATGTCGGCCTTTCCAGGGGCGCCGGATGTCGCGGGCCGTGAGTACACGGTGAAAGCGGTCGCCGGACTGGCCCAGCGGGCCAAGGACGCAGGGCGCCTGCGGTCCGACTTCGTCCTGGACGACCTCATTCTCATCCTCATGGCCAACAAGGGGATCCACACCAGATCGACCGACACCCAGGTCATGGCCTCCCGACGCTTCGCAGGGTTGGCGATCCAGGCGTTCGAAGCCTGCCCTCAGCACGCACCGCTACCACCAGCGGCACGACTGGTATCCGCAGCACCGGACAGCGCCTGA
- a CDS encoding sensor histidine kinase, whose translation MDRCSRQSDDVFAGEAWGEVSPRAARALWWGSAGLVLAVLGASVLVAGAERGWRLLVAVALVLVQVCALRWQARAPVAVLAVNATTGLAVWALLPAVTLTGALLAAQVSLCVLSAIRPRRVSVGALAAVCLPAPLAFGAGGMAGLAVYLLTVVLAWTAGQWRRAQRARMRAEMRRAVVEERARIAREVHDVVAHTLSVMVIQAGAADDVFTQRPEQARQALRAIETGARSALGELRLLLRAFRSDAGEDGAGEQREPGPSLARLDELVGTVRATGMTVLVHREGAIDGLPAAVDLAAYRIVQEALTNTLRHAAGADEVSVRVTVDGECVKVTVVDNGRTSQGSSAAVGTGRGLVGMKERARLVGGSLRAGPLSGGGFEVAARLPVEDVS comes from the coding sequence GTGGATCGCTGCAGCAGACAGTCGGACGACGTGTTCGCCGGGGAAGCGTGGGGAGAGGTGTCGCCCCGGGCTGCCCGGGCGCTGTGGTGGGGGTCGGCCGGTCTGGTGCTCGCTGTCCTCGGCGCCTCGGTGCTCGTCGCCGGCGCGGAGCGCGGCTGGCGACTGCTCGTGGCCGTGGCCCTGGTTCTTGTGCAGGTCTGTGCCCTGAGGTGGCAGGCGCGTGCCCCGGTTGCCGTACTGGCCGTGAATGCGACGACGGGGCTCGCGGTGTGGGCGCTGCTGCCCGCGGTGACCTTGACGGGGGCGCTGCTCGCGGCGCAGGTCTCCTTGTGCGTGCTGTCGGCCATCAGGCCGCGGCGGGTGTCGGTGGGGGCGCTGGCGGCGGTGTGTCTGCCGGCGCCGCTGGCGTTCGGGGCGGGCGGTATGGCGGGGCTGGCGGTCTATCTGCTGACGGTGGTTTTGGCGTGGACCGCGGGGCAGTGGCGCAGGGCGCAGCGGGCGCGGATGAGGGCGGAGATGCGCCGGGCTGTGGTGGAGGAGCGGGCGCGGATCGCGCGCGAGGTGCATGACGTCGTGGCGCACACGCTGTCGGTGATGGTCATTCAGGCGGGTGCCGCGGACGATGTGTTCACCCAGCGGCCCGAACAGGCCCGACAGGCGCTGCGGGCCATTGAGACGGGCGCCCGCTCGGCGCTGGGTGAGCTGCGGCTGCTGCTGCGTGCGTTCCGGTCCGACGCGGGAGAGGACGGAGCCGGGGAGCAGCGCGAGCCGGGGCCCTCGCTCGCGCGTCTGGACGAGCTGGTCGGCACCGTGCGCGCGACCGGGATGACCGTGCTCGTACACCGCGAGGGCGCCATCGACGGGCTGCCGGCCGCGGTGGACCTGGCGGCGTACCGGATCGTCCAGGAGGCCCTCACCAACACGCTGCGCCACGCGGCCGGCGCCGACGAGGTGAGCGTGCGCGTGACTGTCGACGGGGAGTGTGTGAAGGTCACGGTGGTCGACAACGGGCGTACGTCGCAGGGAAGTTCGGCTGCGGTGGGGACGGGGCGCGGTCTTGTGGGGATGAAGGAGCGCGCGCGGCTCGTGGGTGGCAGTCTGCGTGCCGGTCCGCTGTCCGGAGGCGGGTTCGAGGTGGCGGCGCGGCTGCCGGTGGAGGACGTGTCATGA